From a single bacterium genomic region:
- a CDS encoding NAD(+)/NADH kinase: MTFPYRSVGIVMKPGYEGTQDLLQSIFSWMKQRGASILWLTGNPAIAGIEFVSKEEFQDHCDMVMVLGGDGTFLAAGKLALRKDIPILGINLGRLGFLTEITVPEMVPVLEKIEEGKVVIETRHLLEARIKKGDQIIFEGHVINDAVVSKAGIARLLEIETRVDQHFLALFKADGLIISTPTGSTAYSLAAGGPIVFPTMEAIVMTPICPHSLNHRPLVVPDHLTISVHAVTPAENVSLTLDGQTMRVLQNEEYVEIAKSSYHLRLIKSPFKGYFDILKSKLRWGEI, encoded by the coding sequence ATGACTTTTCCTTATCGCAGTGTTGGAATCGTGATGAAACCCGGGTACGAAGGCACCCAGGATCTGTTGCAAAGCATTTTTTCCTGGATGAAGCAGCGCGGGGCAAGCATCCTGTGGTTGACCGGGAATCCAGCAATTGCCGGCATTGAATTTGTCAGCAAAGAGGAATTTCAAGATCATTGCGACATGGTCATGGTGCTAGGAGGAGACGGTACATTTCTGGCGGCCGGCAAACTCGCGCTTCGCAAAGATATACCAATACTCGGGATCAACCTGGGCAGACTGGGATTTTTGACAGAAATCACAGTGCCCGAAATGGTGCCGGTTCTGGAAAAGATTGAGGAAGGAAAAGTAGTTATTGAAACAAGGCATCTTCTGGAAGCCAGAATCAAAAAGGGAGATCAGATTATCTTTGAAGGACACGTGATCAATGACGCGGTTGTTTCGAAAGCTGGAATTGCCCGTTTGCTGGAAATTGAAACACGAGTCGATCAACACTTCCTTGCCTTGTTCAAAGCGGACGGCCTGATCATTTCCACTCCGACAGGATCGACGGCCTACTCCCTTGCTGCAGGCGGTCCGATTGTATTTCCCACAATGGAAGCCATTGTAATGACACCCATTTGCCCGCATAGCTTGAATCACCGGCCACTGGTGGTGCCGGATCATCTTACAATTTCTGTGCATGCCGTCACACCCGCGGAAAATGTTAGCCTTACCTTGGACGGACAAACGATGCGCGTTCTACAAAATGAAGAGTATGTGGAAATCGCAAAAAGCAGCTATCATCTACGGTTAATAAAATCTCCATTTAAAGGTTACTTTGATATTCTCAAAAGCAAGCTCCGCTGGGGTGAAATTTAA